A region from the Aricia agestis chromosome 12, ilAriAges1.1, whole genome shotgun sequence genome encodes:
- the LOC121732410 gene encoding ribosomal L1 domain-containing protein CG13096-like gives MLSINKSSKVIKKKKLNKEPLKSDKKLKKVSKQIITKDEESKIKIKAEAGNLTQIKKKTKYVLPSKFVTENLVSSCLSALQKLIENYNNKNVIFGDEIPIFMEIRSIKVQDKKGNIKFVLPHSTVSSNGEVCLITPDLKKGKKSDHEPSVDHWEELLRNAGVTSVKTVLPMRQLRVEYDQYELKRRLLTLHDFIMVDTRVLNHVSHLLGKIFFKKHNMLIPVKINEKGDVKKDIDTGLRTVMLRLSEGQTSTVLIGHSGMPQSDIKGNILALVKKLGERFPGGEANVRSLSIKLPLSLSLPLYVTLRSSNSILAPKIKSAKPKMYVDFMDELSTNPGCLVRVAPDGSVRLKKSDKKEDNSDIEDMEDEEVEEKVEDEE, from the exons ATGCTGTCCATAAATAAATCATCCAAAGTGATAAAGAAGAAGAAACTAAACAAGGAACCCTTGAAAAGTGACAAAAAGTTGAAAAAAGTATCCAAACAAATTATTACGAAGGACGAGgaatctaaaattaaaataaaagccgAAGCAGGTAACTTAACTCAGATAaagaagaaaacaaaatatgtattaccTTCGAAATTCGTCACCGAAAATTTGGTGTCATCGTGCTTATCCGCCTtacaaaaattaattgaaaactataacaacaaaaatgttatatttggGGATGAAATTCCAATATTTATGGAAATACGCAGTATCAAAGTACAAGACAAAAAGGGAAACATTAAATT TGTTTTACCACATAGCACAGTATCTTCTAATGGTGAAGTCTGTTTAATAACACCAGATTTAAAAAAGGGTAAGAAATCAGATCATGAGCCATCTGTGGATCACTGGGAAGAACTTTTAAGAAATGCCGGAGTAACCtca GTAAAAACAGTGTTACCTATGAGACAATTGAGGGTGGAATATGATCAGTATGAATTAAAACGTAGATTACTAACTCTACATGACTTCATAATGGTTGATACCAGAGTTCTGAATCATGTCTCCCACTTACTCGGAAAAATATTCTTCAAGAAACATAACATGTTAATTCCtgtgaaaataaatgaaaaggGAGATGTAAAAAAAGATATTGATACTGGTTTGCGTACTGTAATGCTGAGGTTAAGTGAGGGACAAACCTCAACGGTGCTTATCGGCCATTCTGGCATGCCACAGAGTGATATCAAAGGGAACATTCTAGCATTAGTGAAGAAACTGGGTGAAAGATTTCCAGGGGGCGAAGCAAATGTCAGATCTTTGTCTATAAAACTTCCATTATCACTTTCCCTACCTTTGTATGTTACACTAC gATCATCCAACAGCATTTTAGCACCCAAGATTAAATCTGCGAAGCCCAAGATGTATGTAGACTTCATGGATGAGCTGTCCACAAATCCAGGTTGCTTAGTCAGAGTGGCTCCAGATGGCTCAGTAAGACTTAAGAAAAGTGACAAGAAAGAAGACAACAG TGACATAGAAGATATGGAAGATGAAGAAGTTGAAGAAAAAGTTGAGGATGAAGAATAA
- the LOC121732409 gene encoding nibrin: MWYLTATNDKRTIYVLSGTNITIGRSVDPQFCNFALPDDPSISRKHATLFVSDSELFVQDLGSKYGTFLNESAEKLEHNVKTKLNQDDTIKFGKMNSVWKANKIDFITCTSTLKGDHLQILKSILNNVGGQFKSDWDETCTFLTMPSITLTIKVVLALVQGAHIVNIEFWNSCINAIRSNSTMPDPQNFVPQILESTLNKENVSFLPLKDRKILFAGKQIVFFSRRQFEMYKMPIQNSCGTPLLLSETKMTKAMLCEDDVIVIQCNLTSAGAETQSQKDLINEIAEYLKSKGKRMIADAEIGLAILYCSLTKYCNPNFSYSTEVIKNVPAANKQTNVLAQETQEQSQNIKKENIIIDESLTQQNIDTSLTSHKRKLSDDSENSSSSSALKKFALDDTSSSVSNKRPNEDIDEVVPSKKMNLNDNNDDMFNFLAAPETETSNGSGDTNKMLNLFKPSKRKLDDRDNEDNLFDFVENQATSAANSKVEKKIKMENGVDDNSNRTSVIDEKIDVEALRGSKLQELMQLNENVQNTVKVKKEETELDEKFKDFNLGSTTLVVNKGLIIKREPLSVTVPNPGARNFKKFKKVWPVKMQITILTNSSNNGESVEATHETASMMA; this comes from the coding sequence ATGTGGTATTTAACtgctacaaacgataaaagGACGATTTATGTTCTTTCTGGGACCAACATAACGATTGGGAGAAGCGTTGATCCTCAGTTTTGTAACTTTGCCCTACCCGACGATCCTTCAATTAGCAGAAAACATGCAACATTGTTTGTCTCGGATTCAGAGTTGTTCGTTCAGGATTTGGGATCCAAATACGGGACATTTCTCAATGAAAGTGCAGAAAAGTTAGAACATAACGTTAAGACTAAGCTAAATCAAGATGATACTATTAAGTTTGGTAAAATGAACAGTGTTTGGAAAGCCAACAAAATTGACTTCATTACATGCACATCTACACTCAAAGGAGATCATTTACAAATTTTAAAGAGCATTCTGAATAATGTCGGGGGACAATTCAAGAGTGACTGGGATGAAACATGCACTTTCCTTACTATGCCATCTATTACTTTGACCATCAAAGTTGTTTTGGCGCTAGTACAGGGTGCACATATTGTTAATATTGAGTTTTGGAATTCATGCATTAATGCCATAAGAAGTAACTCGACTATGCCAGATCCACAAAACTTTGTGCCCCAAATATTAGAGTCAACATTGAACAAAGAAAATGTGTCTTTCTTACCACTGAAAGatagaaaaattttgtttgctGGCAAGCAAATTGTTTTCTTTTCTCGCCGTCAGTTTGAAATGTATAAGATGCCTATACAAAACAGTTGCGGAACACCCCTACTGCTGAGTGAAACTAAAATGACTAAGGCAATGTTGTGTGAAGATGATGTCATTGTGATTCAATGCAACCTGACTTCAGCAGGTGCCGAAACTCAGTCACAGAAAGATCTAATCAATGAGATTGCAGAGTACCTTAAATCAAAGGGTAAAAGGATGATAGCAGATGCTGAAATCGGTTTAGCAATATTGTATTGCTCcctgacaaaatattgtaaccCCAACTTTAGTTACTCAACGGAAGTCATTAAAAATGTTCCTGCCGCAAACAAACAGACCAATGTCCTAGCTCAAGAAACTCAGGAACAGtctcaaaatattaaaaaggaaAATATCATCATTGATGAAAGTTTGACACAACAAAATATTGATACTTCTCTAACAAGTCACAAAAGGAAATTGAGTGACGATTCTGAGAATTCCAGCAGTTCAAGTGCTCTAAAGAAGTTTGCATTAGACGATACCAGCTCATCTGTGTCAAATAAAAGACCAAATGAAGATATTGATGAAGTGGTCCCATCcaagaaaatgaatttaaatgatAACAATGATGACATGTTCAACTTTTTAGCTGCTCCTGAAACTGAAACAAGCAATGGTAGTGGAGATACAAATAAAATGCTCAACCTGTTTAAGCCTTCTAAGAGGAAGCTAGATGATAGAGACAATGAAGACAACCTGTTTGACTTTGTTGAGAACCAAGCAACTTCTGCAGCAAATTCCAAGGTGgagaagaaaattaaaatggaGAATGGTGTAGATGATAATTCTAACCGCACAAGTGTTATCGATGAGAAGATTGATGTAGAAGCTCTGAGAGGAAGCAAGCTCCAAGAGTTAATGCAGCTTAATGAAAATGTGCAGAATACTGTCAAAGTTAAAAAAGAGGAAACTGAACTAGATGAGAAATTCAAAGATTTTAATTTAGGGTCAACTACACTTGTTGTCAACAAAGGTTTGATAATCAAGAGGGAGCCCTTATCTGTAACAGTACCTAACCCTGGTGCAAGAAACTTTAAAAAGTTCAAGAAGGTATGGCCCGTCAAGATGCAAATAACAATATTGACAAATTCATCTAACAATGGTGAATCTGTTGAAGCAACACATGAAACAGCTTCCATGATGGCATAG
- the LOC121732343 gene encoding intraflagellar transport protein 140 homolog, translating into MTLYIDTKLNFVDSNVISTVASWHQSLPLLAVGSYNQEKGGFVTIFQENGQALEGCDWPVLLSNQVTALAWHPTRKLLVVGWDGGELYIWLEYSWARLEAPHNAAITTLNFSSGGGRLLASDAAGSLSGWRSNSGAPLTSFHHQLGDIITHLKFCPPKPSFESSIRGLARAAVAGDEKALDTLAAWRPRTTARVKDGQQPDNHCCYATQDNGIILFIDHTGACSEVLNAAGAVAFLGILANNYLLIAWETGSALSLSRFAIGHDGSLTTDTHVRMSARNGQSVVLVGNVSVAVINGDNMIRIWDSDTGDNDVLPNEGEETVPGDVFTSISYCNLSDTLCCGTSQGNLYMWRRDHRHNWKLISRSAVKGTIKEVCWGSEGLMNPLLFVNCITNAFILREQHVCWGYSPNMWMVQKSAHDISVTNSESTQLSINTTITIKAFVFKDNTVVLGDGKDVQVWVYNKDNDGQFTLVRSFAWKTDVIFLYSGTLIGVVEPHIECYSLSGDKIGILPSTEGEGEIIAITKTNKYIVVATVDGTLKVAEISKKGLRMPYPSKNCYQMIEDFGEIMRSSVNATGHYICLSIANAGLAPDPKIYLWDVANDKITNTSLDNTKSPPYHSVPLAILWDSNDPRLLAVHMRSAELDSIHLFFCNEGSLFEYKNWCSANVEYFQSDFTVCTLYAPYVVILSQQNIQRIVFKEFEESKDSSKLKQILNFLYYMTTGNLEKAVVIGSSITGSKNSVIWDSLAKVCVLKRRPDVGAVCLTNMGDIKGAMMLRKALDDDTMENACRVGILAVNLGMIEEAEALFREAQRSDLVQRLISAKDNGLNEIIKGDKDGENVLLIKSAQHKQAKVLWANGETAAAIKLFERAGTLVPHVPRMLIVQGQANVLAQYVATSKDKALITWWGHYLESIGDLDVALDAYVKAEDYGEQTRLLCHMDRMEEAENVCRKNSSSLYQMARHLEMNANETENAVKMYIKCGAISSAIRVATEASAWNLVWRAGSSSAKHALYAASILENAGQNEQAIALYQKAGKTHMALKLALSSGDTTAMISAVETLGDAVDPELAATLAAHLRKSNHHSHAAALLATAGKYEEALDIVEQSGAPLTPALGERLAAPAGARGRDALLRRLADVLGTRGLYHHAAKRLAAIGDKAGAMRWLMRSSDVDRIATFAAASRDRAVQLMAADYLRTRAPWRSRPDLTRHILHFYTRAKAHNKMAAFYAECAKMEIDDYNNYDKALEALNEAMRCIAKSSDPESGSQTMAIQEQISTIQRFMEVKKSLESGDIKTGVSGGYALIRGLDRPGLLSEDKILNLLLQHIPEGPERERLEERLKSIQEPSEEDEATPDQSIEETV; encoded by the exons ATGACCCTATATAtcgatacaaaattaaattttgtagaTTCAAATGTGATATCAACAGTAGCCAGCTGGCATCAATCACTGCCGCTTTTGGCTGTTGGCTCCTATAATCAGGAAAAAGGAGGATTTGTTACTATTTTTCAGGAAAat GGTCAGGCTTTAGAAGGTTGTGACTGGCCAGTATTACTGTCTAATCAAGTAACAGCTCTAGCTTGGCATCCCACCAGAAAACTACTGGTAGTCGGATGGGATGGTGGCGAGCTATACATTTGGCTCGAGTACTCGTGGGCGAGATTGGAAGCACCTCACAATGCAGCAATAACAACTCTCAACTTTAGCTCCGGTGGCGGTAGATTACTGGCATCAGATGCCGCAGGATCCCTCTCAGGATGGCGGTCAAACTCAGGAGCACCGCTTACATCTTTTCACCATCAACTCGGGGACATAATAACTCACTTAAAATTTTGCCCACCTAAACCATCCTTTGAATCATCAATAAGAGGTCTCGCTCGGGCGGCTGTAGCAGGTGACGAAAAAGCTTTAGACACACTGGCAGCGTGGAGGCCCAGGACCACAGCCAGGGTTAAGGACGGCCAGCAACCCGACAATCATTGCTGCTATGCAACTCAAGACAATGGGATCATCTTGTTCATTGATCACACCGGTGCCTGCTCAGAAGTACTCAACGCAGCGGGTGCAGTAGCTTTCTTAGGAATTTTGGcaaacaattatttattaatagccTGGGAAACTGGCAGTGCACTAAGTTTATCGAGATTTGCGATTGGACACGACGGATCCTTAACGACAGATACTCATGTTAGGATGTCAGCAAGGAACGGGCAGTCTGTAGTTCTGGTTGGTAATGTATCGGTTGCAGTAATTAATGGGGACAACATGATTAGGATATGGGACAGCGATACAGGTGACAATGATGTGTTACCAAATGAAGGGGAGGAAACAGTACCCGGTGATGTTTTCACCAGCATAAGCTATTGTAACCTGAGTGACACTCTCTGCTGTGGCACGTCTCAAGGTAACTTGTATATGTGGAGACGAGATCACAGACATAACTGGAAGCTTATAAGCCGATCTGCAGTAAAGGGAACAATAAAAGAAGTCTGCTGGGGATCTGAAGGATTAATGAATCCACTCTTATTTGTTAACTGCATTACAAATGCGTTTATACTCCGAGAACAGCATGTATGCTGGGGCTACTCTCCTAATATGTGGATGGTGCAAAAATCTGCCCATGATATCAGTGTAACAAACTCGGAGAGTACACAGCTAAGCATTAATACTACTATAACTATTAAAGCTTTTGTCTTCAAAGATAATACTGTGGTATTAGGGGATGGTAAAGATGTTCAG gtaTGGGTCTACAATAAAGACAATGATGGACAATTTACATTAGTTCGGAGTTTTGCTTGGAAAACTGATGTGATTTTCTTATACAGCGGTACTTTGATAGGAGTCGTCGAGCCTCACATTGAATGCTACAGTTTGTCAGGAGACAAAATAGGAATTCTTCCGAGCACTGAAGGAGAAGGTGAAATCATTGCTATCAcaaaaactaataaatatattgtagtCGCAACTGTAGACGGCACACTTAAAGTAGCTGAAATATCAAAGAAAGGCCTGAGAATGCCTTACCCCTCAAAAAATTGCTATCAAATGATAGAAGATTTCGGCGAAATAATGAGGTCATCGGTTAACGCCACTGGCCACTACATTTGTCTCAGTATAGCCAATGCTGGCTTAGCACCGGATCCTAAAATCTATCTGTGGGATGTTGCCAATGATAAAATAACCAACACTTCTTTGGACAACACCAAATCCCCGCCATATCACAGTGTACCACTAGCAATTCTTTGGGATAGCAACGACCCTAGACTTCTAGCTGTACACATGCGATCTGCCGAATTAGACTctattcatttgtttttctgcAACGAGGGAAGCCTATTCGAATACAAAAATTGGTGTTCTGCCAATGTGGAATATTTTCAGTCTGATTTTACTGTGTGTACCTTGTATGCACCATATGTGGTAATATTGTCGCAGCAAAACATACAAAGGATTGTCTTTAAGGAATTCGAAGAGTCCAAAGACAGTAGCAAACTGAAGCAGATATTGAATTTCCTGTATTATATGACGACGGGAAATCTTGAGAAGGCAGTTGTGATAGGGTCGAGCATCACGGGCAGCAAAAACTCCGTTATTTGGGATAGCTTGGCCAAGGTGTGCGTACTCAAAAGGCGGCCTGACGTCGGCGCAGTCTGCCTCACCAACATGGGAGACATAAAGGGTGCGATGATGCTCCGCAAAGCTTTAGACGATGACACGATGGAAAATGCCTGTAGAGTTGGCATTCTCGCTGTCAATCTTGGCATGATTGAGGAAGCCGAAGCGCTATTCCGTGAGGCGCAAAGATCGGACTTAGTCCAACGCTTGATATCGGCGAAAGATAATGGACTCAATGAAATCATCAAAGGAGACAAGGATGGGGAGAATGTACTGTTAATAAAAAGTGCACAACACAAGCAGGCGAAGGTGTTATGGGCTAACGGCGAAACCGCTGCGGCGATAAAACTCTTCGAAAGGGCTGGTACCCTAGTACCTCACGTGCCGAGGATGCTAATAGTTCAAGGTCAAGCTAACGTTCTAGCCCAGTATGTGGCCACTTCAAAGGACAAGGCTCTGATAACCTGGTGGGGCCACTACCTTGAAAGCATCGGGGATTTAGATGTCGCTTTAGACGCGTACGTAAAAGCAGAAGATTATGGAGAACAAACCAGACTGTTATGTCACATGGACCGAATGGAGGAGGCCGAAAATGTGTGCAGGAAAAATTCTTCGTCGCTATATCAGATGGCACGACATTTGGAAATGAATGCTAATGAAACTGAAAATGCTGTCAAG ATGTATATAAAATGTGGTGCAATATCATCAGCTATAAGAGTAGCCACTGAGGCGAGCGCTTGGAACCTGGTGTGGCGTGCTGGATCCAGCTCGGCAAAGCACGCGTTATACGCAGCGTCCATCTTGGAAAACGCTGGACAAAACGAGCAAGCTATAGCTTTATATCAGAAGGCTG GCAAAACCCATATGGCGCTCAAACTAGCTCTGAGCTCCGGCGACACAACCGCTATGATATCCGCGGTAGAGACGCTAGGAGACGCGGTAGACCCCGAGCTGGCGGCAACGCTGGCTGCGCATCTGCGGAAGAGCAACCATCATTCGCACGCTGCGGCTTTGCTGGCTACTGCTGGCAAg tACGAAGAGGCTTTAGACATAGTGGAGCAGTCCGGGGCTCCGCTGACGCCGGCGCTGGGGGAGCGGCTGGCGGCGCCGGCGGGGGCGCGCGGCCGCGACGCTCTATTGCGCCGCCTGGCCGACGTGCTCGGTACTAGGGGGCTGTACCATCACGCCGCTAAACGACTGGCTGCTATCGGGGATAAG GCGGGCGCGATGCGTTGGCTCATGCGATCTAGCGACGTGGACCGTATAGCGACGTTCGCAGCGGCAAGTCGCGACCGTGCGGTGCAGCTCATGGCGGCCGACTACCTGCGGACACGAGCACCCTGGCGCTCCCGACCCGACCTCACACGACACATACTACACTTCTACACGAGGGCGAAGGCGCACAACAAGATGGCCGCCTTCTACGCCGAGTGCGCCAAGATGGAGATCGACGATTATAAT AACTACGACAAGGCACTAGAAGCACTAAACGAGGCAATGAGATGCATCGCAAAATCTTCTGATCCTGAAAGTG GCTCCCAAACAATGGCTATACAAGAACAAATCTCCACTATCCAAAGATTTATGGAAGTGAAAAAGTCCCTAGAATCAGGAGACATCAAAACAG GTGTGAGCGGTGGCTATGCGCTGATTCGTGGACTAGATCGGCCTGGGCTGCTGTCGGaggataaaattttaaatctacTGCTACAGCACATACCAGAGGGACCAGAAAGAGAAc gATTAGAAGAACGCTTGAAGTCTATACAAGAACCATCGGAAGAAGACGAAGCAACACCAGACCAAAGCATAGAGGAAAcagtttaa